One window of Nostoc sp. NIES-3756 genomic DNA carries:
- a CDS encoding TauD/TfdA family dioxygenase, whose product MVETNTLSFSSAKLIHNNAAQSILQLPVPETLDYFKSFGVVLFRGFGIDYAQMKAFAEKFSSRFILDKERRVVDPRNQFVTLVDAGMHYVSPHCENANSPFRPDVIWFCCCVPASQGGETLFWDGVRVWQKLSEELRELFISKKIRYLQKFPASDWKHFLGAGATLADVKRTLNGIAGLSYTINEDQSVSIEYVCSAVVKTKYSHQEAFANSLIAEYKNPRGVVTFEDGSPIPSTVINQIQQVMNNLTEVISWQPGDLVMIDNSRFLHGRRSFTDRNRRIYALLSYLKDEN is encoded by the coding sequence ATGGTTGAAACTAATACATTATCATTTAGCAGTGCAAAACTCATCCACAACAATGCTGCTCAATCAATTTTGCAACTACCTGTTCCAGAAACTTTAGACTACTTTAAATCATTTGGTGTTGTACTATTTCGAGGTTTTGGCATTGACTATGCACAAATGAAAGCATTTGCCGAGAAATTTAGTTCAAGATTTATTTTAGATAAAGAAAGACGAGTTGTTGACCCACGCAATCAATTTGTGACTTTAGTAGATGCAGGGATGCACTATGTTAGTCCTCATTGTGAGAATGCTAATTCTCCATTTCGTCCTGATGTCATATGGTTTTGCTGTTGTGTACCCGCTTCTCAAGGTGGTGAAACCTTATTTTGGGATGGGGTGCGCGTATGGCAAAAGTTGAGCGAAGAATTAAGAGAGTTATTTATTAGTAAAAAAATTAGATATTTACAAAAATTTCCTGCTAGTGACTGGAAGCATTTTTTGGGGGCTGGTGCTACTCTGGCTGATGTTAAGCGCACTCTTAATGGTATTGCTGGATTAAGCTATACCATTAATGAAGACCAATCTGTTTCTATAGAGTATGTTTGCTCGGCTGTAGTGAAAACTAAATATAGTCATCAAGAGGCATTTGCTAATAGCTTAATTGCTGAGTACAAAAATCCTAGAGGAGTAGTCACTTTTGAAGATGGTTCACCTATTCCATCAACAGTTATCAACCAAATTCAGCAAGTGATGAATAATTTAACAGAAGTAATATCCTGGCAACCAGGCGACTTAGTGATGATTGATAACTCTAGATTTTTACATGGTCGTCGGTCATTTACCGATAGAAACAGGCGTATTTATGCTTTGCTTAGTTATTTAAAAGACGAAAACTAG
- a CDS encoding MFS transporter, whose protein sequence is MPQQPNPASMRNFMIVWLGQLVSTIGSSMTSFAIEIWAWEITGKATTLALVGFFSLLPSIIITPISGVIVDRFKRKSLMMVGDTVAVFTTIIILFLYLTNNLQIWHFYITGAIVGTFNQFQSLAYSSSISLMIPKKHYTRASSLEFLSGYGSNIIAPALAGYLYTVIGFLGIWLIDIFTFAIAISSLWLVSIPQPPPTTEHEKLANIWRDLGFGWRYISTQKSLLALLIVNILFWLPHDLGNSLYSPMILSRTNNNTLVLGSLASAAGFGGVMGAVILSIWGGFKRKIKGVLWGMIGAGLSKIVFGLGRTTWVWIPAQFCSSFNFPLNGSSDTAIWLAKVPPHVQGRVFAARSLVLQIASAVGYLIAGPFADQIFTPALQSGGVLVPIFGELFGTGTGAGISLLYVICAVWMLIVGLLGFSVPMLRNVETIVPDHDVEYTS, encoded by the coding sequence ATGCCACAACAACCAAACCCTGCCAGTATGCGTAATTTTATGATCGTCTGGCTTGGTCAGCTAGTGTCTACTATCGGTAGCAGCATGACCAGTTTTGCGATTGAAATTTGGGCATGGGAAATTACAGGTAAAGCGACTACCCTCGCTTTAGTAGGTTTTTTCAGTTTACTTCCCAGTATTATTATTACTCCTATCAGTGGTGTAATTGTAGACCGCTTTAAAAGAAAATCATTGATGATGGTGGGTGATACGGTAGCAGTTTTTACTACTATTATTATTTTATTTTTGTATCTCACCAATAATTTACAAATTTGGCACTTTTATATTACAGGTGCTATTGTTGGAACCTTTAATCAATTTCAGTCATTGGCGTACTCTTCATCAATATCGCTGATGATTCCTAAAAAACACTATACTCGTGCTAGTAGCCTAGAGTTTTTGTCTGGTTATGGCAGCAACATAATTGCACCCGCTTTGGCTGGATATCTTTACACAGTCATTGGTTTTTTAGGAATTTGGCTGATTGATATATTTACTTTTGCGATCGCAATTAGCAGCTTATGGTTAGTCAGTATTCCTCAACCACCGCCAACAACCGAACATGAAAAATTAGCTAATATTTGGCGAGATTTGGGATTTGGTTGGCGTTACATTAGTACTCAAAAAAGTTTACTGGCACTGTTAATAGTTAATATATTATTTTGGCTACCCCATGACCTTGGTAATTCTCTATACTCACCAATGATTTTGTCAAGAACCAATAATAATACTTTAGTGTTAGGTAGTTTAGCTTCTGCGGCTGGTTTTGGTGGTGTGATGGGAGCGGTAATTCTTAGCATTTGGGGTGGTTTTAAAAGAAAAATCAAAGGCGTTTTATGGGGGATGATCGGTGCAGGTTTAAGTAAAATCGTTTTTGGTTTGGGTAGAACTACTTGGGTTTGGATTCCTGCTCAATTTTGCTCATCTTTCAATTTTCCTTTAAATGGAAGTTCGGATACTGCTATTTGGTTAGCTAAAGTACCTCCTCATGTGCAAGGACGAGTTTTTGCAGCGCGATCGCTAGTTTTGCAAATAGCTTCTGCGGTAGGCTACTTAATAGCAGGGCCTTTTGCGGATCAAATTTTTACCCCTGCATTGCAGTCAGGGGGTGTTTTGGTTCCTATATTCGGAGAATTATTTGGCACTGGTACTGGTGCAGGGATATCCCTTTTGTATGTAATTTGTGCAGTGTGGATGTTAATAGTTGGTTTGCTTGGCTTTTCTGTACCCATGCTGCGGAATGTAGAAACTATTGTGCCAGACCATGATGTAGAGTATACCAGTTAA
- a CDS encoding TonB-dependent receptor yields the protein MQDPLVERLLFKGLVSGALRMKSGLMSDIRSVGLALAVISSLVQPADAQTQAANLSSINSQKSHSTNPAQLLVQRNDTTAIKVTGVKVTSTDKGIEVILESANPEALKPLNNNQGNSFIADIPNAVLVLPNGGNFTQDNPVPGIVSVSVIQADANTVRVTVTGEGSLPIAELFDDDKSLIFAVAPVASATQPSQPTTESTTQPSQPTAESDEPIAESDEPIELLVTGEQDRYLIPTASTATKTDTPLRDVPQAIQVIPRQVLQDQQVRRLNDALRNAPGVIADNSERSAFEGFTIRGFSNRNIIRNGLRDDTNITTNVNVDNIEQIEVLRGPASVLFGQGGAGGTINIVTKKPQSTPFYSIEGTIGSFNTYSGSIDITGPLNDEKTLLYRLNLAASTTDTFVDFFERERYLIAPSLTWLISKDTELTLEAEYSDQKQPNDRGLPAVGTVLPNPNGRLPRNRFIGEPFSEIDKNERQSLRIGYNFEHRFSENWQFRNNFNFSYLSVSQNSLFPTGLLEDNRTLERGLFGADFAQQTYNLDTNIVGNFKTGSIDHKLLFGIDLSRDISYNEGRNYLQELGSIDIFNPVYRRDSAGAIIERFPDEPSISEGLGFYLQDQISLTENLKLVLGGRFDIVTQEIENSLGETTAFQQDEAFSPRVGIVYQPSQAVSLYANYSRSFQQVTGTNFDNRLFEPERGIQYEVGVKVDWANQLSSTLALYQITRSNVLTNDLRDPSGNSSIQTGEQRSRGIELDITGEILPGWKIIGGYAYTDARVTKDNDIPVGNRISNVPEHAFSLWSTYEIQRGNLQGLGFGLGLFYVGEREADLNNSFSLSSYVRTDAALFYRRNNFRAALNIQNLLDTEYFETAESDLRVYYGAPRTVRFTLGWEI from the coding sequence ATGCAAGATCCATTAGTTGAAAGGCTGTTATTTAAAGGTTTAGTGTCAGGAGCATTACGAATGAAGTCTGGATTGATGAGTGATATACGTTCGGTAGGATTGGCATTAGCAGTAATTAGCAGCTTGGTACAACCAGCAGATGCACAAACGCAAGCAGCAAACCTATCTAGTATTAATAGCCAAAAATCTCACTCCACCAATCCGGCACAATTACTCGTACAACGCAATGATACTACAGCTATCAAAGTTACAGGCGTTAAAGTAACTTCTACAGATAAAGGTATCGAAGTTATTTTAGAAAGTGCCAACCCAGAAGCACTTAAACCACTAAATAACAATCAAGGCAACAGTTTTATAGCGGATATACCCAATGCAGTTTTAGTACTCCCCAATGGTGGCAACTTTACTCAAGATAATCCAGTACCAGGCATTGTATCTGTAAGTGTCATTCAAGCTGATGCTAATACTGTGCGAGTAACAGTCACAGGTGAAGGAAGTTTACCAATAGCAGAGTTATTTGATGATGATAAAAGTCTAATTTTTGCAGTCGCACCTGTTGCCTCAGCAACACAGCCATCACAACCAACAACAGAAAGTACAACACAGCCATCACAACCAACAGCAGAAAGTGATGAACCAATAGCAGAAAGTGATGAACCAATAGAATTGCTGGTAACTGGTGAACAAGATAGATATCTTATACCCACAGCTAGCACCGCAACTAAAACAGACACACCACTGCGTGATGTACCCCAAGCAATTCAAGTAATACCTCGACAAGTACTACAAGACCAACAAGTAAGGCGTTTAAACGATGCCTTACGAAATGCACCAGGCGTTATAGCTGATAATTCAGAACGTTCTGCTTTTGAAGGATTTACCATTCGTGGTTTTAGTAATCGTAATATCATCCGCAACGGACTGAGAGATGATACCAACATCACAACTAATGTCAATGTCGATAATATTGAGCAGATAGAAGTTTTGCGAGGCCCAGCCTCGGTGCTATTTGGACAAGGAGGCGCTGGCGGTACGATTAATATCGTTACGAAAAAACCTCAAAGCACTCCTTTTTATTCCATTGAGGGAACTATTGGCAGCTTTAACACCTATAGCGGTTCTATAGACATTACAGGGCCATTAAATGATGAAAAAACTCTGTTATATCGGTTAAATCTAGCTGCATCCACAACAGACACATTCGTTGATTTTTTTGAGAGAGAGCGTTATTTAATTGCTCCTAGCTTGACTTGGTTAATAAGTAAGGATACCGAATTAACTTTAGAAGCTGAGTATTCAGACCAAAAACAACCTAATGACCGGGGTTTACCTGCTGTGGGTACAGTCTTACCTAACCCCAACGGTCGATTACCAAGAAATCGTTTTATCGGTGAACCTTTTTCGGAAATTGACAAAAACGAGCGCCAATCTCTACGAATTGGTTACAATTTTGAGCATCGTTTTAGTGAAAATTGGCAGTTTCGGAATAACTTTAATTTTTCCTATCTGAGTGTTTCACAAAATTCTTTGTTTCCTACAGGGCTTTTAGAGGATAATCGCACTCTTGAACGAGGTTTATTTGGTGCTGATTTTGCTCAACAAACCTACAATTTAGATACAAATATTGTTGGTAATTTCAAAACAGGCAGCATTGATCACAAATTGTTATTTGGGATAGACCTGTCGAGAGACATTTCTTATAATGAAGGCAGAAATTACTTGCAAGAGCTTGGCTCTATAGATATTTTTAATCCCGTTTATCGGCGTGACAGTGCTGGGGCAATTATTGAACGATTTCCTGATGAACCTAGCATATCTGAAGGTTTAGGATTTTATTTACAAGACCAAATTTCCTTGACAGAAAACTTGAAATTGGTTCTAGGTGGCAGATTTGATATTGTCACGCAGGAAATAGAAAATTCTTTGGGAGAAACAACTGCTTTTCAACAGGATGAAGCATTTAGTCCTCGTGTTGGTATTGTTTATCAACCGAGTCAAGCAGTTTCTCTATATGCTAACTATAGCCGTTCATTTCAACAGGTTACAGGAACAAATTTTGACAATAGGCTATTTGAACCAGAACGGGGTATTCAGTATGAAGTAGGGGTGAAAGTAGATTGGGCAAATCAACTTTCTTCAACCCTCGCTCTATATCAAATCACAAGGTCAAATGTTCTTACTAATGATCTTAGAGATCCCAGTGGAAATTCTTCTATCCAAACAGGCGAACAAAGAAGCCGGGGTATTGAATTAGATATAACTGGTGAAATCTTACCAGGATGGAAGATTATTGGTGGCTATGCCTACACTGATGCACGAGTAACTAAAGATAATGATATTCCAGTGGGAAACCGCATTAGCAATGTGCCAGAACACGCTTTTAGCTTGTGGAGTACCTACGAAATTCAAAGAGGTAATTTGCAAGGTTTAGGATTTGGCTTAGGGCTTTTTTATGTAGGAGAAAGAGAGGCAGATTTAAACAATAGCTTTAGTTTATCAAGTTATGTACGTACGGATGCCGCCTTATTTTACCGCAGGAACAATTTCAGAGCGGCTTTGAATATACAGAACTTGTTGGATACTGAATATTTTGAAACGGCTGAAAGTGACCTGCGTGTTTATTATGGCGCACCACGCACTGTAAGATTTACATTAGGGTGGGAGATTTAA
- a CDS encoding ferric iron reductase: MAQQLTSPQVYNFIKEIFTQAQNTLDSFYTDCIILTQPPDGAEVISLNDYLQTEKLLSGIKARPEYAKTQDIRIAASIWNKVYSWKTLPGVLALMTWAGVGLNASHENVSFVLEDGQPKALWLHDLSCTVIYPQRLPIPIPEDYPGKIVNSVDALHEAVFTGLFARNLAPMIECVHSLTKLSKKIMWGNAVNASEGQFAELSKCTSVEVIQTDYSVLYQQPYSSVMPGRNPLYNLVRTEQLNEPGLPPKFTVRLTCCLYNLIPPYDSKCPNCPLIETQERIALIKEDLAEDS, translated from the coding sequence ATGGCGCAACAATTAACTTCTCCCCAAGTGTATAACTTTATAAAAGAAATATTTACACAGGCTCAAAACACTTTAGATAGTTTTTATACTGACTGCATTATTTTGACTCAGCCTCCTGATGGTGCTGAGGTTATTTCACTTAACGACTACTTACAAACAGAGAAACTTTTATCTGGTATTAAAGCCAGACCTGAATACGCTAAAACCCAAGATATTCGCATTGCTGCATCTATTTGGAACAAAGTTTATAGCTGGAAGACATTACCAGGTGTTTTAGCTTTGATGACTTGGGCTGGCGTAGGACTAAATGCTTCTCATGAGAATGTCAGTTTTGTTTTGGAAGACGGTCAACCCAAGGCGCTTTGGCTTCACGATCTCAGTTGTACTGTAATTTATCCTCAGCGCTTACCTATTCCCATCCCCGAAGACTATCCAGGAAAAATAGTAAATAGTGTAGATGCTTTACACGAAGCTGTATTTACTGGTTTGTTCGCACGAAATTTAGCACCAATGATTGAGTGCGTTCATAGTTTAACCAAACTCTCCAAAAAAATTATGTGGGGGAATGCAGTAAATGCCTCTGAAGGACAGTTTGCCGAACTGAGCAAATGCACTAGCGTAGAAGTAATACAAACAGATTATTCGGTATTATATCAACAACCTTACAGTTCAGTCATGCCAGGGCGCAATCCCCTTTACAACTTAGTACGCACCGAACAACTCAATGAACCTGGTTTACCTCCTAAATTCACAGTTAGACTTACTTGCTGCTTATATAATTTGATTCCTCCTTATGATTCAAAGTGTCCTAACTGTCCTTTGATAGAAACGCAGGAACGAATTGCGCTCATTAAAGAAGATTTGGCTGAAGATAGCTGA
- a CDS encoding non-ribosomal peptide synthetase, producing the protein MTRFVNHLEEMVCNCLTVVELLRYRSVEQAKDEAFTFLHDGEAATTTLTYQELDRQSRVIASQLQALGLSGERALLLYPPTLDYLPAFFGCLYAGVVAVPAYPPRNARNTPRILAILKDAQAAVVLTTTAILDQLKSLLADKFNVNNIIWLTTDNLTPGIEKAWQEPLINTDTLAFLQYTSGSTGTPKGVMLTHGNLLHNAEVTRQYMEHSPSSKFVTWLPVYHDMGLIGGVLQPVYASFPCIMMPPVSFLQRPYRWLQAISRYKGTTSGAPNFAYELCIEKITPEQRSTLDLSSWNVAFNGAEPIRDDTLEKFAATFAECGFRPEAFYPCYGMAEATLMISGGIKSALVNKLSLQKSALERNSAMDAVSDADNSIKLVGCGRSVPQQRVVIANPETLMRAQDREVGEIWVSGPSIGKGYWHRQAETEQTFQAFLQDTGEGPFLRTGDLGFLDKGEVYITGRAKDLVIIRGRNLYPQDIEITAERSHPSLRASSNAAFCIEVDKQEQLVLVQELEFRAKPNLAEVTEAIRQAVAEEHEVQVYGVILIKPGTIPKTSSGKIQRRATKAEFLAGELQIVNSSINEITNYIETENNLQLNRAIILSLTPREAQPLLESYLVEQVARVLKIIPSQINIQQPVSSLGLDSLRVFELKNRIENHIEVAVSVADFFEGLSIQGLATKIIAEISAGSASLVMAKVDKSTDYHPLSFSQQGLWFIHQLTPDTYAYNIPIVINLTGQLKVAALTQSLKEIIQRHEVLRTNFVLVDGEPVQVINPTVNFSLPIEDLRGLSEDEATVTGQRLIAELAQHQFDLAGQSLLRTLLLRLTDNEYKLLVTFHHIVADGWSVGVFIRELAALYEAFADGKPSPLPELPIQYVDFAYWQRKYLHPERRETLLIYWKQQLSGKLPILDLPCDYARSPRQTFNGAKVQLALPKHLTDSLKQLSHQEGATLFMTLLAAFKTLLYRYTGQTDILVGSPVASRNSVEVESLIGLFVNVLVLRTDLSEQPSFRKLLTRVKSTALEAYVHQDLPFDKLVGELQPERDLSHNPLFQVMFVLQNVPIPTPQLSDISLTFTEVDNGSAKFDLTLFMEDREQGLVATLEYDTDLFNADTIQRMLGHFSTLLEGIISSPDQCIAELPLLTAAEKQQLLIEFNNTKTNYPADKCLHQLFEAQVEKTPDAVAAVFENEQLTYHQLNQRVNQLAHYLQKLGVQPEVPVGICIERSITMLIGLLGILKAGGAYIPLDPTYPQERLAFMLEDVQAPILLTQKHLLESLPNHRAKVVCLEQDWQEIAQESRENPVNSLIPDNLAYIIYTSGSTGKPKGTLIHHRGLVNYLAWCSQAYTVHQGEGAAVHSSMSFDMTITGLFSPLLVGNKVELLPEHQGLESLANALQNKSNYSLVKITPAQLLLLSQQLSSIEAKGKTNAFIIGGENLSKDSIAFWRNFAPDTILVNEYGPTETVVGCCIYQVPQGEINSASVPIGKPIANTQLYVLNQYYQPVPIGVSGELYIGGVGVGRGYLNRPELTAEKFVPNPFSEEPEARLYKTGDLVRFRADGNLEFLGRIDHQVKVRGYRIELEEIEALLRQYPEIQDTIVLMREDIPGEQRLVVYYVAKTDAAITISNLRNFLKEKLPDYMIPSAFLPMQALPLTSNGKVDRRALPIPDSDRPDLQEVYEAPRSEIERAIAIIWQNVLHLEKVGINDNFFDLGGNSLLMVQANQKLREVLEFNISLVEMFQYPTIKSLTNYLNLSSKETSAFEYLNNRVQKQREALNRQKMLMKRGKNVNN; encoded by the coding sequence ATGACTAGATTTGTCAATCATTTAGAAGAAATGGTCTGTAATTGTTTGACAGTGGTAGAACTACTGCGTTACAGGTCAGTAGAACAAGCAAAAGATGAAGCTTTTACCTTTTTACATGATGGCGAAGCGGCAACAACAACTCTAACTTATCAAGAGTTAGATCGGCAAAGTAGAGTGATCGCATCTCAACTACAAGCTTTAGGTTTAAGCGGTGAGCGTGCTTTGTTACTTTACCCACCTACACTAGATTACTTACCAGCCTTCTTTGGGTGTCTATATGCTGGTGTGGTAGCAGTCCCAGCTTATCCCCCACGCAACGCCCGCAACACACCCAGAATCTTGGCAATTTTAAAAGACGCACAAGCCGCAGTAGTTCTGACAACCACGGCAATTTTAGATCAGTTGAAGTCTTTGCTTGCTGATAAATTTAATGTCAATAATATCATTTGGCTAACTACCGACAACCTCACCCCAGGTATAGAAAAAGCTTGGCAAGAGCCTCTCATTAATACAGATACTCTGGCCTTTTTGCAATATACTTCCGGCTCTACTGGCACACCCAAAGGTGTTATGCTCACTCATGGCAACTTGCTACACAATGCTGAGGTGACGCGCCAGTACATGGAACATTCCCCTAGTAGTAAGTTTGTCACTTGGCTACCTGTCTATCATGATATGGGACTGATTGGTGGCGTACTACAACCTGTGTATGCTAGTTTTCCTTGTATTATGATGCCACCAGTGTCTTTTCTCCAACGTCCTTACCGTTGGTTACAGGCAATTTCTCGTTACAAAGGCACTACTAGCGGCGCTCCTAACTTCGCCTACGAACTTTGTATTGAAAAAATTACTCCTGAGCAACGTTCAACCCTAGATTTAAGCAGTTGGAATGTAGCTTTTAACGGCGCTGAACCAATTCGTGATGATACTCTAGAGAAGTTTGCCGCCACTTTTGCCGAATGCGGTTTTCGTCCTGAAGCTTTTTATCCTTGCTACGGCATGGCAGAGGCTACTTTGATGATATCTGGGGGCATCAAATCTGCGTTAGTAAATAAACTGTCTCTGCAAAAGAGCGCTTTAGAGCGTAACTCTGCAATGGATGCGGTTAGTGATGCAGATAACTCTATTAAATTAGTTGGTTGTGGTCGCAGCGTACCACAACAGAGGGTTGTAATTGCCAATCCAGAAACTTTAATGCGCGCTCAGGATAGGGAAGTAGGGGAAATTTGGGTATCTGGGCCTAGTATTGGTAAAGGCTATTGGCATCGCCAAGCAGAAACAGAGCAAACTTTCCAAGCCTTTTTGCAAGACACTGGAGAAGGGCCTTTTTTACGCACAGGTGATTTAGGCTTTTTGGATAAGGGAGAAGTCTATATTACTGGTAGAGCCAAAGATTTAGTTATTATTCGGGGTCGTAACCTTTACCCACAAGATATTGAAATCACCGCAGAACGTTCTCATCCATCATTGCGTGCTAGTAGCAATGCAGCTTTTTGTATAGAGGTTGACAAGCAAGAACAATTGGTATTGGTGCAAGAATTAGAATTTCGCGCCAAACCAAATTTAGCAGAAGTCACAGAGGCAATTCGTCAAGCCGTTGCAGAAGAACACGAAGTCCAAGTTTATGGAGTGATTTTAATTAAACCTGGGACTATTCCCAAGACTTCTAGCGGAAAAATTCAACGCCGTGCTACAAAAGCAGAATTTTTGGCTGGTGAATTACAGATAGTAAATAGCAGTATTAATGAAATTACTAATTATATAGAAACTGAAAATAATCTACAGCTAAATCGGGCAATTATCTTGTCACTTACTCCGCGTGAGGCTCAACCATTATTAGAGTCTTATTTAGTTGAGCAAGTAGCGCGAGTGTTGAAAATAATACCGTCACAAATAAATATTCAGCAGCCTGTAAGTAGTTTAGGGCTGGATTCTTTAAGAGTATTTGAATTAAAAAACCGCATTGAAAACCATATAGAAGTCGCTGTATCGGTAGCAGACTTTTTTGAAGGTTTGAGTATTCAAGGATTAGCAACAAAAATAATTGCTGAAATTAGTGCGGGTAGTGCTTCTTTAGTAATGGCTAAAGTTGATAAAAGCACTGACTATCATCCTTTATCTTTCTCGCAGCAGGGACTTTGGTTTATTCATCAGTTAACGCCTGATACCTATGCTTATAACATTCCTATTGTGATTAATTTAACGGGACAGTTAAAGGTAGCTGCACTGACACAAAGCCTCAAGGAAATTATTCAACGTCATGAGGTTTTGCGGACAAATTTTGTCTTAGTTGATGGAGAACCCGTTCAGGTAATTAATCCGACTGTTAACTTTAGCTTACCAATTGAGGATTTGCGAGGATTATCAGAGGATGAGGCGACAGTTACAGGACAACGCTTAATAGCAGAATTAGCTCAACATCAGTTTGATTTAGCTGGTCAATCTTTATTGCGTACTTTGTTACTACGCTTAACAGATAATGAATATAAATTGCTTGTAACTTTCCATCATATAGTTGCAGATGGTTGGTCTGTTGGGGTGTTCATTCGAGAATTAGCAGCACTATATGAAGCTTTTGCTGATGGAAAACCCTCTCCACTTCCAGAGTTACCTATTCAATATGTAGATTTTGCCTATTGGCAACGAAAATATTTACATCCAGAGCGCAGGGAAACGCTACTTATATACTGGAAGCAGCAATTAAGTGGTAAGCTGCCTATATTGGATTTACCTTGTGACTATGCGCGATCGCCTAGACAAACCTTCAACGGTGCTAAAGTCCAACTAGCTTTACCCAAACATCTTACAGACTCATTAAAGCAACTGAGCCATCAAGAAGGCGCAACTCTATTTATGACTCTGTTGGCGGCTTTCAAAACCTTGTTGTACCGCTACACAGGACAAACAGATATCTTGGTGGGTTCGCCAGTTGCTAGTCGGAACTCTGTTGAGGTTGAATCATTGATAGGTTTATTTGTCAATGTTTTAGTCTTACGTACAGATTTATCTGAACAGCCTAGTTTTAGGAAATTACTCACAAGAGTAAAATCGACAGCTTTAGAAGCTTACGTTCATCAAGACTTACCTTTCGATAAGTTAGTAGGAGAACTCCAGCCTGAACGCGATCTCAGCCACAACCCGCTCTTTCAGGTGATGTTTGTGCTTCAGAATGTGCCAATTCCCACACCACAGTTATCAGATATTTCCCTAACTTTCACAGAAGTTGATAACGGCTCGGCTAAGTTTGATTTAACTCTGTTTATGGAAGACAGAGAACAGGGTTTAGTAGCAACGTTAGAGTACGACACTGACTTATTTAACGCCGATACTATCCAGAGGATGTTGGGACATTTTTCTACTTTACTCGAAGGTATTATTAGCAGTCCAGATCAGTGTATTGCCGAATTACCCTTGCTGACGGCTGCGGAAAAACAACAGTTATTAATTGAGTTCAATAACACTAAGACAAACTATCCTGCTGATAAATGTCTTCATCAATTGTTTGAAGCACAGGTAGAAAAAACACCGGATGCAGTCGCAGCCGTATTTGAAAACGAGCAATTAACTTATCATCAACTGAATCAGCGAGTTAATCAACTAGCACATTATCTGCAAAAATTAGGCGTGCAACCAGAAGTACCTGTGGGTATTTGCATTGAACGTTCTATAACCATGCTGATTGGGCTTTTAGGAATATTGAAAGCAGGTGGAGCTTATATACCGTTAGATCCAACTTATCCGCAAGAGCGTTTAGCGTTCATGCTAGAAGATGTTCAAGCACCTATATTACTGACTCAAAAGCACTTATTAGAAAGTTTGCCCAACCATAGAGCAAAGGTTGTATGTTTGGAGCAAGATTGGCAAGAAATAGCTCAAGAAAGTCGGGAAAATCCTGTAAATTCTTTAATACCTGACAATCTCGCTTACATCATCTATACTTCTGGCTCTACAGGTAAACCCAAAGGAACTTTGATTCACCATCGAGGGTTAGTTAACTATTTAGCTTGGTGTTCACAAGCCTATACAGTTCATCAAGGAGAAGGCGCAGCAGTTCATTCTTCCATGTCTTTTGATATGACTATTACTGGACTGTTTTCGCCTTTGTTGGTTGGTAACAAAGTCGAACTTCTACCGGAACATCAAGGACTAGAAAGTTTGGCTAACGCTTTGCAAAACAAATCCAATTATAGCCTTGTCAAAATTACACCAGCCCAATTACTATTACTTTCTCAACAGTTATCTTCAATAGAAGCAAAAGGTAAAACGAATGCCTTTATTATTGGTGGAGAAAATCTTTCAAAAGATAGCATTGCCTTTTGGCGGAACTTTGCGCCTGATACAATATTGGTTAATGAATATGGCCCAACAGAGACTGTAGTTGGTTGTTGTATTTATCAAGTACCTCAAGGTGAGATTAACTCAGCTTCAGTGCCGATTGGTAAACCAATAGCTAATACTCAACTATATGTATTAAATCAATACTATCAGCCAGTACCGATTGGAGTTTCAGGAGAGCTATATATTGGTGGTGTTGGTGTGGGGCGTGGATATTTGAATAGGCCAGAATTGACGGCTGAGAAATTTGTACCAAATCCTTTTAGTGAGGAGCCAGAAGCGCGACTATATAAAACTGGAGATTTAGTTCGTTTTCGTGCTGATGGAAATTTAGAATTTCTAGGACGAATTGATCATCAGGTAAAAGTGCGAGGCTATCGCATAGAGTTGGAAGAGATTGAAGCTTTGCTACGCCAATATCCAGAAATTCAAGACACAATTGTCTTGATGCGAGAAGATATTCCGGGGGAACAGCGTTTGGTAGTTTATTATGTTGCCAAAACTGATGCAGCCATTACTATTAGCAACTTACGAAATTTCCTCAAGGAAAAACTGCCCGATTATATGATTCCATCTGCATTTTTACCAATGCAGGCATTGCCTTTGACAAGTAATGGTAAAGTAGACCGTAGAGCATTACCAATTCCTGATAGTGATCGCCCTGATTTACAAGAAGTATATGAAGCTCCGCGTTCTGAAATAGAACGAGCGATCGCTATTATTTGGCAAAATGTTTTACATCTAGAGAAAGTAGGCATAAATGATAACTTTTTTGACTTAGGTGGCAATTCATTATTAATGGTTCAAGCTAACCAAAAATTACGAGAAGTTTTGGAATTTAACATTTCCCTAGTTGAAATGTTTCAATACCCAACTATCAAATCCTTAACCAATTATCTAAATCTAAGCTCAAAAGAAACATCAGCTTTTGAATATTTAAATAACCGCGTTCAAAAGCAGCGAGAAGCTCTAAATAGACAGAAAATGTTGATGAAACGCGGAAAAAATGTGAATAACTAA